Proteins from a genomic interval of Garra rufa chromosome 4, GarRuf1.0, whole genome shotgun sequence:
- the LOC141333820 gene encoding shaker-related potassium channel tsha2 → MTVVPGENLDETVALAALSQDVYDPERADQECCERVVINISGLRFETQLKTLAQFPATLLGDPRKRMRFFDPLRNEYFFDRNRPSFDAILYYYQSGGRLRRPVNVPVDIFMEEIKFYELGEEVIENFKEDEGFIKEEERPLPDNEFQRQVWLLFEYPESSGPARGIAIVSVLVILISIVIFCLETLPEFREDGKMYEEHLTFNGTASLKKPNPFTDPFFIVETLCIIWFSFELLVRFLACPSKPAFFKNIMNTIDIVAIIPYFITLGLELAEHQGNGQQAMSLAILRVIRLVRVFRIFKLSRHSKGLQILGKTLQASMRELGLLIFFLFIGVILFSSAVYFAETDDPDSGFSSIPDAFWWAVVSMTTVGYGDMCPVTIGGKIVGSLCAIAGVLTIALPVPVIVSNFNYFYHRETEHEEQMQYTHVTCGQQQPSFGEFKKSDSKASLSKSDYLDSEDGDSVKYTNCSPHKAHTWKLTDV, encoded by the coding sequence TGCGAGCGGGTGGTTATCAACATCTCCGGGTTGCGCTTCGAAACCCAATTAAAAACACTGGCGCAGTTCCCTGCCACCTTACTCGGTGACCCCAGGAAAAGGATGCGCTTCTTCGACCCTCTGAGGAACGAGTACTTCTTTGACAGGAACCGACCGAGTTTTGATGCCATTCTTTACTACTATCAGTCTGGAGGCAGGCTGAGGAGACCCGTCAATGTTCCTGTGGACATCTTTATGGAGGAGATCAAATTCTACGAGTTAGGTGAAGAAGTCATTGAGAATTTTAAGGAGGACGAGGGTTTCATCAAGGAGGAAGAGCGACCTTTGCCCGACAACGAGTTTCAGAGACAGGTCTGGCTGCTGTTCGAGTACCCCGAGAGCTCTGGACCCGCACGGGGCATCGCAATCGTCTCTGTGCTCGTGATTTTGATATCAATTGTAATCTTTTGCTTGGAGACTTTACCTGAGTTTAGGGAAGACGGGAAAATGTATGAGGAGCACCTTACATTCAATGGAACTGCTAGTTTAAAAAAGCCCAATCCATTCACAGACCCCTTCTTTATTGTGGAGACCCTTTGTATAATCTGGTTCTCCTTTGAATTGCTCGTGAGGTTTCTCGCGTGCCCAAGCAAGCCCGCTTTTTTCAAGAATATCATGAACACAATCGACATCGTGGCTATTATTCCCTACTTCATCACCTTGGGTCTGGAGTTGGCTGAGCATCAGGGCAACGGCCAGCAGGCGATGTCTCTGGCCATCCTGAGGGTCATTCGCTTGGTGCGGGTGTTCCGCATATTCAAGCTTTCCAGACACTCGAAAGGGCTTCAGATCTTGGGCAAGACCCTGCAAGCGAGCATGCGGGAACTGGGTCTCCTCATATTCTTCCTTTTCATTGGAGTTATACTGTTCTCCAGCGCCGTGTATTTTGCCGAGACGGACGACCCCGACTCGGGGTTCAGCAGCATCCCCGATGCCTTCTGGTGGGCAGTGGTTTCCATGACAACAGTGGGCTACGGGGACATGTGCCCCGTCACCATCGGTGGCAAAATAGTGGGCTCTTTATGTGCCATCGCTGGTGTGCTCACCATTGCGCTTCCAGTGCCTGTCATCGTGTCCAATTTCAATTACTTCTATCACAGGGAGACCGAACACGAGGAGCAGATGCAGTACACGCATGTAACGTGTGGCCAGCAGCAACCCTCGTTTGGTGAATTTAAAAAGAGTGACAGTAAAGCGtccctttctaaatcagactatTTGGATTCAGAGGATGGAGATTCAGTCAAGTACACCAACTGCAGCCCCCATAAAGCACACACATGGAAGCTTACTGATGTATGA